One Suncus etruscus isolate mSunEtr1 chromosome 13, mSunEtr1.pri.cur, whole genome shotgun sequence genomic region harbors:
- the CFAP298 gene encoding cilia- and flagella-associated protein 298: MVLLHVKRGDENQFLLQAPGTTEMEELTVQVARVYNARLKVQRICSEIEELADHGVFLPPNMQGLTDEQVEELKLRDEWGDRCTPSGGAEFRKDEVGRRNGQAPNEKMKQVLKKTVEEAKAIISKKQVEANVCVTAEMVKDALDQLRGAVMIVYPMGLPPYDPIRMEFENKEDLSGTQAALSVIAEAQAQLWWAGKELRRNKKLSDYVGRNEKTRIIVKIQQRGQGAPAREPIISNEEQKQLMLYYHRRQEELKKLEENEDDDSCLNSPWADNTALKRHFQGVRDIRWRPR; this comes from the exons ATGGTTCTCCTCCACGTGAAACGGGGCGATGAGAACCAGTTCCTGCTGCAGGCGCCCGGGACCACCGAAATGGAGGAGCTGACGGTGCAGGTGGCCCGGGTGTACAACGCGAGGCTCAAGGTGCAACGCATCTGCTCAG AAATAGAAGAACTGGCGGACCATGGCGTGTTTCTCCCGCCCAACATGCAGGGGCTGACAGATGAGCAGGTGGAGGAGCTGAAGCTCCGGGATGAATGGGGTGACAGGTGCACCCCCAGCGGTGGTGCTGAATTCCGGAAGGATGAAGTTGGGCGTCGGAATGGCCAAG cCCCAAACGAGAAAATGAAGCAAGTCCTGAAGAAGACGGTGGAGGAAGCCAAGGCCATTATTTCCAAG AAACAGGTGGAGGCCAACGTATGCGTGACGGCTGAGATGGTGAAGGACGCCCTGGACCAGCTTCGGGGAGCCGTGATGATTGTGTATCCCATGGGGCTGCCACCCTATGATCCCATCCGCATGGAGTTCGAGAACAAAGAAGATTTGTCAGGAACCCAG GCGGCACTCAGTGTCATTGCCGAGGCCCAGGCCCAGCTGTGGTGGGCAGGCAAGGAGCTTCGGAGAAACAAGAAGCTGTCGGACTACGTGGGCAGGAATGAAAAGACCCGGATCATTGTCAAGATCCAGCAG CGTGGCCAGGGTGCCCCAGCCCGGGAGCCGATCATCAGCAATGAAGAGCAGAAGCAGCTGATGCTCTACTACCACCGGAGACAGGAAGAGCTCAAG AAACTGGAGGAGAATGAAGACGATGACTCGTGCCTGAATTCACCATGGGCTGACAACACGGCACTTAAGAGGCACTTTCAGGGCGTCAGGGACATCAGGTGGCGGCCCCGGTGA